The Silene latifolia isolate original U9 population chromosome X, ASM4854445v1, whole genome shotgun sequence genome contains the following window.
tgggttagtggagaaaggggaccacatgaatagtgttgcagagagagaaaaagtgagtactttgtgaggtaaaatggtatccgtcactcttgagtgacggatatgtgccgtcacaaacaagaatttgtgaatttGCTAACGTGTCCGAATTCAACGACGGAGTATTAAATTCATAGTACAATGCTAAGTATTAAGTTTTCTAGACAAATAATACGGAGTATGTACGGAGGAACATGTAGTAAACAGAAACACTAATCATTCATGACCAATTTACCAGGAGTCCATGACTATCAGCTACAATAGTGTTATCACAAATATACTCCTACTACAACGTTTTGGCCGTTTTAGCCTTTCGGGTATGGTAATTTATGTAAATTGGATTTACAAatattgataaaaataatttataGGAATTGGCTCTTTAATATGCGCAAAATATTCTTTTATATATTCGAAGTTTAGATTGACTCTAAACTCATTGCCCCTTCTCACATATTGTGCTGGAATCCGGTTCTCAGCTACTCTTATACATCAAGGATTGTTGGATGCTTTTCGTATATTAGAATTGATCTATTTTTGGTTGCCGAAGCCTGAAGGTACGTATGCTACAAAATAACTCTTATTATGGAGTAATTCACAtacaaaaaaatatttatttgtttacatttgattaaaataaccCTTTACAAAAAATATAAACTGTAAACAAATGCTTAGGTCGGAGGGAGTAGAGAATATTGAAAAACACACCTGTATTTGTTTATATTATGCCATTTTGGTGTATACCCAAAAATAACCCAGTCATTAAAAAAGTATAGAGCAAATACGGAGTAATAGATAAATTAGTTAAATAGCAATGTCGAACAAACTATAATCGACATCCATAATAGCAATAAAATAATTTAGATGGTTAATGTACTACTAATGCTGATTATAAAGGGAAAATACATTGACCTGTCTATAGCACACAACTACTCTAGAGAAGACAACGTATACCACACTATCGCGTATTTGTCAATAAAGGTTAGTTCTCATCATTCGTAATCATGGCCTTCAGCACGGGTCAAAATTTACTTTCGTTATCATAAATCCAATCCGAGCAAATGAACGCTATTTTAGACAATGATCATATATAGCTTAATAAGCTTATTCTTCTAATCTGCATCAAGAATAAAGAGAATTAATTAAATTCATTAACAAAGTATCAACAATTAATCATATGATGAATAAAACATATAACTGCAATCAATAAAGCCAATCATACTATGAATAAAATAGATAACCGTAATCAATTAAGCGGAATGTAATGTAACAAAAAagcataaaagaaataaaatacgCTAAATAGGAGTACGTATGACTGTATATATAGTTATAtaccgatatatatatatatatatatatattttgtgtaTTATTTCAGTTTGTATACCTCTCAAATTCTATCGTAGTTCTTTATGTTTTAATATTATTAAGATTTAGATTTACTTTTCCGTAAGAAATTAATAGAAAAAGTTGTTGAAGCTCTATAAAACTCCATCAGTACGTAAAATTGCAAACTTATAGTTCTATTCTAATACAAACACCAAGTGTACGTAATCTTATGTTAGCATGAttgtatttctttttttttttctatctttgaattttataaaaattgGATTCCCTTTGAATTATCAACTTTTTTGATTGATTGACGGTTAAAATTTCATAAAGATTGGAGTCTCCCtcgtcgctcgaaaaaagcttcctttaataatatagataaatAGATATTGATTACCCGTCAAATTTGGTAATCGGAAATATTATGCCTGAACAATAGTGTTTTTTGATAGATGAGAACTTAGCTCATTTTACAGTGGACATACTCCCAGGACCCAGCCTTCTCGTGGACGAGTAAATGCCGTTCTTGGAGTCAGAGCCATATTCACCtgcaattagtcttgctgaagacgggtcggagcaagtgacggataatgctaCTCACAAacgaataggggggacaaggtgggggcaaccccatgtgcttccctctctcctctatttgggtcatttgtgagggaaaatggtatccgtcactccaaagtgacggatacgtgccgtcacaaatgagattttgtgattcaCCTGAAATTACTGGATATTGGACAACAATTGTTCGACACAAAAAGGGTTGGGAGTTGGGAGCATCAAAGTTCTCCAAGCTCAGAAATCAATCAAGGAACTTTACAGTACATCTTACGAAGTACTACTAATATGTATTTAATACTATTTAATTAAAGACTAATTACCATCATGGGTCATCATATTAACTCGAATTCTGCTCCAGAAATCGCTAAGCTCAATGCATACCTTTGTAATTAAAAATTGGATAAACCATAACTGCAAACTAGCACCCCGAAAAGACGATAAAGAGCTAAAGCATCAGGAGATGAACCAAAAGTTAATTAAGAATTCACCTCTCTAAAACACATACCAATAGCTTACGTAAGTTCCTAAATTTACTGCCTATGTTATCACCAAAGCCTACACCAATCACGGCTATTGCTTCTCTTGTTTGATAATATACGGGTTAACATTTACCATTAGTTACTGTTCTTTTACGCCAAAAGACTCCGAACGGATAGAAAATAACAGAGTATTATTCCTAAGGCTCGTTATTAGACATCAAAGCCCTCAGTTTTGGCTCCCGTTTTGAGTGCTGGTGATACTAATGGAAGATGCTTCTGAGACGCGTTCTTTAGTGTTGTTCGGTTGTGCCTTTGGCCTCCTTGGTATGCATTTCGCTCTCACTCCGTCCACTTCTTTCCTGTCCAGCTTCAAATGAGAGCTCCTAAGTTAAAACAAACCAAATGCATGTTagaacacacacaacaccacaaATTACGAGGGGAAAGGAAATTGAGAAAACATAATAAAACTAAAAAAGAAATGGTTCTCAGAGATTGTAGTTAATTTGATCTCAGAATCGACAATCACGATTAAAGCTCGGTTTTTACTTTTTGCACCATAAATGTGAGCACTATTCACTAGTCATAATACGAGTAGTAACTAGTAAGGAGGCCAAATTTCGTACATAAAATCTACTCCCGTAGTTTATACGAATAAAACTTTTCTACGAAATGGCAATTTGCTGATCAACCAAACAACTGCTTAGTACCCAATATGAAACCCATAAAACAACGATAGAATATTCTAATAAAACTTTGTCGCACATGTAGATGCAAACAATCAAACCCAATCCCAAAGCGAAGTTAGTTAACCAATGTTAAAACAGATAACAATGGACATGAAACTGATACATAGTAAGAACGAATttgcatgtgaataaacagaAAAACATCCTTGTCTGATGAATAATAGCATGAAAGATTAAAACTAGCAATCCATGTGATTTTCAGCCGACATGGGCCGCAAGCTCGTTCTTAGATCCCTAAAGACATCTCCCCTGAAATCTACACTAATTGTGGCTGTTTCCTTGCATGTTTTTTACCACCTTTGAAATTACACTAATTTTGGACCCAAGAGCCAAGAGACATACACCTGTTAGTCTGTTACTTACTGGCGTAATTATGGAGTATGACACAGTTTACTGTAATACTGTTACTAATTACCCTCGCACAAAATAAACGCCACACCTGTTCATACATAGGCTAGTCCAGTTAATTATTTAATGACCTTTCAAGGCAAAATTGGGTATCCCAATTTAAGCTACTGATACAAAATTGCTGCCAAATTGGCAACCATACAAATTTCTGCCAAATTAGCATTGTCTAGAACTCTAACTATATTGCAATACATGATCAAATTTCATTAGCTTCGCAGTTTGTACTCCGTAGAATATAATTTCATACTAGAATACGGGTTATCTAAAAAAAGTATGCTAAATAACAGTGATAACCAATAAAAAGTGCGAAAATGACGTATAGAAAAATTTCTCATAATGATAGTATGTCACATATGTGACATAACCAAGATTCATGTCGAGATGTAACTTCTGATTCTTAATACAGTATGGTCTAAGCAATAACTGCATGTCTGCATTCCAGAACCAACCCCAAAGGACAAAAATAACAACACTTCAACACAATCACATTTAATCTTTCTATGTACATAATGAGCAAAAATGGGATACACAAGTTAAACATCAAATCtcaaaacatgcaaaaattatatACGGAGTAAGTTGATAAAGAAATTACTCCGTACGTCCTAATCATTTGGTTACCATTTTTAATTTTTGTGAAAGATATTTTTAAGACGGAGAGAGTAGCAAATACACTAAGCAAACTAataacagttagtcttgctgaagacgggtcggagcaagtgacgggtaatgccactcacaaaacggagaggggggacaaggtgggggcacccccatgtgcttctctctctcctctatttgggtcatttgtgagagaaaatggtatccgtcactccaaagtgacggatacgtgccgtcttcaatgagattttgtgaactaATAAAAGCGGTAACGTTGTCAACTAGGAGTAAACAACAGATAGACCCAAGAAGGAGTCAAGGCTAGCTACAATGATCAGCTGGATTCTTGCAAAAAAAATGTACGGAGGCTAAAATAGGTATGGTGGGACTGAGACAAAGCCATAATCTAAAGGGTCAAAAGGGTGTTTTAGCTAAAAGTTTAATATTTCCCCAATTTAGGGCGCATATTAATGTTCTATGTACTCTGTCATCATCACGTGAGACTTATTATTCCTGGAAGGTAGAGTTTGTAGGGTAGCAGCAATTTCAAAATACACAAACTCATCATGGCTTAAGGTTAATTAGTtcgcaaattcttgtttaaaaTAGAGGTTAATTATTACCGTCAATTTAACGGAGATTAACTATAATTAGTTTAAGGAGAAAGGTTAAAACTCTAGGTTCCACTATATGGTTGCATAAGGTCATCTTGAAGTAAatgagatttaaaaaaaaaatgcattcAGAATAGGACAAAACGCCATCAAACATTGCATAGCTATGTAAGTTAAGAGTAATCATAGAATAAAATAGATGCTCTTCATCTTCTGACATTGCACTCCAACCGAATTTTCATACGGTATCATTGGGTGGTATTGGGCTTCAGTACAACCCTCTCATATACGGAATATACAATGTATACCCCCAAGCAATggaaaaagaaatgggtaagtttCACCTTATACTTACGAGATGATGGTACTGAAAATCAATAGTCAAAACCTTTCAGGTGAGTATGTGATTATGTATTTGACCCATGTTATGCTTAAGACGGATAATGCTTGTCTTAAATGAGAGTTTGTGTTTGAACATATATAGCAGTTAATTATAGCACCAAACAAAGTCAGAAAATAAGTTAGTACTCCATAACCTTTAATAATATTATACCAGTGAAAAACAGCTATCAATCCTGTAATTTGTACCAACTCCTACACTACACCATGATGTCACAAAATGAAGTCTATGATTCTCCTACATCCAAATTTTCTATCCTACAATACGGCAAAGCTAAAAACAGAGAAGCACTCCCAAAATAAATGGGGTCAGAACTTCTGTAACAAAGAAAGAATCGTACCTTCAACCCTCGCAGTAACAAACTGTACACGTTTACAGTAGTACTAGTACTCTCCATACTATAATGAATATATTGATGTTCACACTTTTTATCCCTCAGAAACCAAACGTACACATTCATAACACCACAACAGCTAAGCAACACACTGTAACATCAAGTAAGTAAAGATACAAACAGCACTAAAGACAACGGTAAATAAATAAATGTGAGACGATTATCTTAACCAAAAACTTAAGTTGATGGTGGATGCTAAACCAAACGGACGTGTTCATAACACCACAATAGCTAAATAACACACTCTAACATCAACTAAGAGACATACAGCGATAAAAACAAAGGTAAATAAACAAATGTGAGCTGACAATCTTAACAAAAAAACTTTAAGCCGATGGTTGACGCCAAACCAAACGTACACATTTATAAAACCACAACAGGCAGTCAACAGCTATAACACACTGTAACATCAACAAAACATACAAACAACGGTAAATGAAGAAATGTGAGACGACTATCTTAACCAAAAACTTAAGTCGATGATTGACCATAAACTAGTCTTCTTAAAGAGATTAGAGTAGTAATTTTACCTATCAGCATTGTAAGATGAGGATCTTTTGAGAGAAATAAACTGAGGATCTTCCTTATAATTATTCTTGTTAGTCTCAATTAAACTCCCACTAAAATACTCCTTATCTTCTAATGCCATCTTTGCAAAGCTACCACCCACATAATTGTTCTTCATCTTCATAATATCATCGTTATCGTTATTAATACCATCACCATTATCATCACCTGTTGTCGTATTCCCACCACGTGTGGACCGTGGTTTATAATGCGAGATTAATGACAATCCATGGTCTTTAACTGCAGTAGCCCCACAGTCTCTGAATGAAATCGAACCGCAGGAGATTAATGACATTAATACTGAAGAAGCTTTCATCTTTCCCCCATTTGGACAATACCCTGCCGTTTGATCAACTGCTCCTGCAACCTGATCAATGGCCTGCGATGTCGACGACACCGCATTtccgttattgttattgttattaataattaatcttccGTCAGCTTTCATCAATGCCTCTAGTGTCTCAGGGCTAGAATCCGAAGGCGGAGGAGGTGAAATCTCGCCTCTGCTCAGCTCCATACTCTTCTCTTCCATTTCAATTTCTGGTTCCTCCTTAATAACCGCCTTTCTACGACGTCGTTTGTCGTCTGTCTGAGTTGACGCGTCTGCTGCGGCAAACTCCTGAGTCGACTCAGACTTGTACACTTTGTACTCGTGCAGGTCTATAGCTCCCCAGGACTGATTCCTCCGCCGATTATTCACTGCAGGTGGAACGGCATTACTAGTCTTGCCACTGGAAGACGACGACGTTTCCGGAGATTTAGACAATGACGGTGAGGATAGCAATAACGATGTCGTTTCAAGGATTTCGGAGCCTTTGAGCACGTACTCTCCTCCGTGAACTGGATGAATATAATCATTCTCACCTAAATCATGCCACACGTATCCACTCTTATAGCTCCTGTATAATTTGATCATAAATTATCGACAGTCAGCTCTAAAGTTTGATTAAAATACCACTCACGATGaatataaatgtaaacaaatgactaagacaCGGAAGAGTTACCGTTTGGAAGACCAGGAGTAGTGAGAAGCCATGGATTTACCGCGAAGGAGGTTTAAACGATGAATAATGTCGCGAAGGTAAAGACCTTGAGGAGAAGAAAGAGGAACCTCCATGAAGTGAGGGTGTTCAAGTTGACCATTTCTAGAGAGATAGTAAACAACTGGAACTAGTGCTCTTTTTTGTTGCTCCATCACTTtaccattgttgttgttgttgttgttatccaTGTCTTCATCTTGCTCGTTGCGGTTTTTGTGAAGTTGAAGCTGCTCGCTTCGTGTTTTGCTCAATGAGACCGCCATTGATGAACAAGAAAAAGAATGTTACAGAAATTTGTATTTAGTTTTTAGTTAAGGTTGATGGAAGTTTGGGAGGAAATATATAGAGAGGAGAGTGatgagaagaagaagaggaacgTGGATTTCAAAATTTAGAGAAGTGAGAAGGTAGAAATGACGACAAGTGCTAACAAACAAGGCATTATAATTCTATTTTAGCTTTTACGAGTAGAACACATCTTACTACATAAACATAAATATATTTCTGGGACTTTTCCTGTCACCCCCCTTCTTACTCTACATAAATGTTTTCATTTGTTAATTTCGTTTGGCGGGTGGAATAGTATGAAAAATAAATACTCCACCCTCACACTTAATAACGTTAGTGCGTGATTATTGGTGCAAAGCGTCTTTCTTTGAATTTAATCCGTCACGAGTTGAAGACTCTCACAAAAAGGAGAGAGGGAGAAGAGGTGGAAGCACCCCGTATCTtctcactcacctctcaatgggtattttgtgggAGAAAACGGtatccatcacaagcttgtgacgaatatcggccgccttcaatgagattttgtgttattgGTGAGAGTCACCTAAATCTTGAAACTTTGTTACATCagctttttattaatttttattattattttattgttcagACTCTCTTTGAACTCACTttacacaaatactatcctacgaccagttgtataataatattgtacaaccgcctcaaagttctTAAGCTCTTACACAAAgctgttgagctattttacaagttatttagctattttacgaagttattgagtttaataattattctgttaagctcaataactttgtactataactcgataattttgttaataaagctcgacaactttataacaaagctTAACTACATTGAATATGTTgtttatacaaccagttgtataatacattaactgttcACTTTAGCCCTTATACAAGTtttaaacaaaaagaaaaaaaaaagagttaataGTCTAACACATGACAACCATTTATTGGATGTCCTCACTAAAAAGGTGTGTCAAGACTCAAGTTGAGTCTTGGGTTTTAGAGCATCTGTAACAATGGGGTTCCCCAtattttatcttttttttatTCGTTCACCTCATTTTTCACTAATTTTCCCATCTACCCTCCCTAATTTATAACTACATTTATGCAATAATGAGGTTCCCCATTTACACATAAAATTTTGGAAACCCCCCAAAGGGAACAcaatttacccttactttttgTTGGGAAGCTCCTCTAAAAATGGTGGAGCCTCAATTTATGAGAACGTTGGTGCATTAGTGAGGTTACCCATATGAGGAGAGAGGTGCATATGGGGAGCTATTTTTCCATCGTCTCAGTTCAATTTAAAAACTTTGCTAAAATTTTTGTAGATTATTGGTGGTCTTGGATGAAGCTTGTCTcgagactaccaataatctagtCAATAGTTTATAATTACTTTgttttcccctcacaaaataaaatGTAAACTATTAACTTGAAGAGAGGGAGTAACATAATTCTTATGCAAATGAAGGAGTGGAAGGAAGTACagtacaaaacacaatttatatttTAGAGTTGAAATCGACTAAAAATGACAATTCATACGAATTAGATCGTCTCAATTCTATTTTTCTGAAACTTGAAAATTGTTATTTGTGAATATGGAAAATGAAATCACAAAACCTTGTCGATTACCTTTGAAGTAATAGCAGATTTTCGATGGATTGAACTGAAGCATAGAGAATCCAACTTTAATAAGAACGTCTTAGTACTTGTATATATCTTCAACTCTGTCATTCAAACATCGGTTTCAATACATTTCATGTCCAAACGTTTGTTCTAAATATGCAAGAGAGATTCAAATAAATCATCACATCTTTCATATTAACTTAATGCACATTTTATTGGCTGCTAAAGGACAACTAATTACCTACTTAATTAAAAAATATAGATCAAATTCAATTAGAGGGAGCATAAACAACCTAAAACCAGCATTCACATTCACAATTCAAACATACTTTCCAAAGCTAATGACATTTGAAAGACAGAGTTGACTAAACGAGTAACCAGATTAGTTTAAAAAGTTGACTGACACAAAACATTTGACTCTAGTCACAACTCGCGATGTATGCGCTGCTCAACGTCCTACCAAATAATAAAAGATTTATGTAAATCTAAGTTGCAGTTGGAAACTAGTACTAATCGACGTCATATAAAAAACAATCAAATGTGGACGCATAACTTTATCAGGCTAATTTAAAGTCCAGGTCCCCAGCTACACGTGTTAGAGCCTTTAACTGAATAACTCTCCCGTTGACTGCCGTCCAGTGTTTGGATCGCTTTTGCGAGAGTACAACTTATTTTCATTTATTGGTCTGCTGCTAGGAGATTCATGAAATCGTGTTCAGACTTGAGGGCTAATGTTATCAACTTATACTCATCTAAAGAGAGGTGGCCAATTGCAGGGTCGTCTAGCCGGAGCATTTTCTAGGGTCATCGGAAATATGGCCCGGCTGGCGTGTCCATGACCCAGTGCAACCCCACCCAACATTTCAGGCCGGTTTAAGGTCCAAGATCCTTGGCTCGATGCGCGACTTTGACCTCTTAACACAGAAAAAATTAATCCATCCATTAAACACAGCCAAAGTTTTGGCTTTGGCTCAAAATAATCAAATTCAAGCCAAATCATGAATATAAAACTTTGCTTCAACGTTCAATTTCATATTACATGCCTTCACATTTTTCTTCCAAGGACCTCCAGTTTCAGATTAATACAAAGCTCACAAGTCTTAACATTTTGAAAATAGGCCGTGCCCTAAACATAAAGACTTGACGAATGTAATTTCAGTTTCGATGACTCATCATACCTCCTATAGTCCTATCCTATACTTCCCCTCTAATTTggacaaattctcatttaaaacgGTATTATCAattttaagc
Protein-coding sequences here:
- the LOC141622976 gene encoding protein SOSEKI 5-like → MAVSLSKTRSEQLQLHKNRNEQDEDMDNNNNNNNGKVMEQQKRALVPVVYYLSRNGQLEHPHFMEVPLSSPQGLYLRDIIHRLNLLRGKSMASHYSWSSKRSYKSGYVWHDLGENDYIHPVHGGEYVLKGSEILETTSLLLSSPSLSKSPETSSSSSGKTSNAVPPAVNNRRRNQSWGAIDLHEYKVYKSESTQEFAAADASTQTDDKRRRRKAVIKEEPEIEMEEKSMELSRGEISPPPPSDSSPETLEALMKADGRLIINNNNNNGNAVSSTSQAIDQVAGAVDQTAGYCPNGGKMKASSVLMSLISCGSISFRDCGATAVKDHGLSLISHYKPRSTRGGNTTTGDDNGDGINNDNDDIMKMKNNYVGGSFAKMALEDKEYFSGSLIETNKNNYKEDPQFISLKRSSSYNADRSSHLKLDRKEVDGVRAKCIPRRPKAQPNNTKERVSEASSISITSTQNGSQN